In Brettanomyces nanus chromosome 3, complete sequence, a single genomic region encodes these proteins:
- the ACO2 gene encoding aconitate hydratase, translated as MLAIRLNAKARISGLRGMATAASTSTSPYTAPRGFETRTPPYGRLLKNLGRIRQVLRPDTKLTLAEKILYSHLSNPEDMVAAAVNGDISNVRGKQYLKLRPDRVAMQDASAQMAMLQFITCGMKSTAVPASIHCDHLIVGRDGAANDLRRSIATNEEVFNFLQSCGEKFGIQFWGPGSGIIHQIVLENFSVPGLMMLGTDSHTPNAGGLGAIAIGVGGADAVDALTGTPWELKAPKILGVELRGKMSGWTSPKDMITKLTGDLTVRGGTGYIVEYFGKGIEQLGCTGMATICNMGAEIGATTSTFPMQKSHLDYLTATGRGPVADLAAKVNAETGFLKADEGAEYDKVLGIDLSELEPSVNGPFTPDLRTPISALKKTTTREKWPQKITAGLIGSCTNSSYQDMSRAASLVLQAERAGIKPKIPFFVTPGSERIRATIARDGLIDIFERNGAIVLANACGPCIGQWDRGADAPKGANVIFTSFNRNFKARNDGNRQTMNFLTSPDIVTAMIYSGRMDFNPLTDTIDRVAAKPFKFSPPVGENLPERGFVAGRAEFYPEASPQPQSTVEIAVDPESERLEILKPFPDWTGLELSTTVILKVKGKCTTDHISAAGPWLKYKGHLGNIAHNTLIGAVNEESGEVNKAYDFDGKAYGIPELMQKWKDERRPWVVVAEHNYGEGSAREHAALQPRYLGGEIILTKSFARIHETNLKKQGVLPLTFADESDYDRLSSGDVLRTVDLKEMMAKGGDNGGIIKLEVIKKSGETFVIKAKHTMSEDQVEWFKAGSAINYIRRENIKRQH; from the coding sequence ATGTTAGCTATCCGATTAAATGCAAAGGCACGGATCAGTGGCCTCAGAGGCATGGCCACTGCTGCTTCGACGTCTACGTCTCCATATACTGCTCCTAGGGGCTTTGAAACCCGTACACCACCGTATGGACGACTGCTTAAGAATCTTGGCCGGATAAGACAGGTGCTTCGTCCGGATACGAAGCTCACCTTGGCGGAGAAGATTCTCTACTCGCACCTGTCTAATCCGGAAGACATGGTGGCGGCGGCGGTCAACGGAGACATTTCCAATGTTCGCGGCAAGCAGTACTTAAAGTTGCGGCCCGACAGAGTAGCCATGCAGGATGCATCCGCACAGATGGCCATGTTGCAATTCATCACATGCGGCATGAAATCTACCGCGGTGCCTGCATCCATTCACTGTGACCACTTGATTGTTGGCCGCGACGGTGCCGCCAACGATTTGCGGCGGTCCATCGCTACCAACGAAGAAGTTTTCAATTTCCTCCAGTCGTGCGGCGAGAAATTCGGGATTCAATTCTGGGGTCCTGGTTCTGGAATCATTCACCAGATTGTCCTAGAGAACTTTTCGGTTCCAGGTCTTATGATGCTTGGAACCGATTCGCACACGCCGAATGCGGGTGGTTTAGGAGCCATAGCCATCGGAGTGGGTGGCGCAGATGCCGTTGACGCTTTGACGGGAACCCCCTGGGAATTGAAAGCTCCGAAAATTTTAGGTGTTGAACTTCGCGGCAAGATGAGCGGTTGGACTTCGCCGAAAGACATGATCACCAAACTTACTGGGGATTTGACGGTTCGTGGCGGAACGGGATACATCGTTGAGTACTTCGGTAAAGGAATTGAACAGTTGGGTTGCACCGGTATGGCCACGATCTGTAATATGGGTGCCGAAATCGGTGCTACCACGTCGACTTTCCCGATGCAAAAATCGCACTTGGATTATTTGACCGCCACGGGCCGCGGTCCTGTTGCGGATTTGGCGGCCAAGGTGAATGCGGAGACGGGATTTTTGAAGGCGGACGAGGGTGCTGAGTACGACAAAGTTTTGGGGATCGATTTGTCGGAGTTGGAACCGAGCGTCAACGGGCCGTTTACCCCAGATCTCCGCACTCCGATCTCCGCGTTGAAGAAAACCACGACCAGGGAAAAGTGGCCGCAGAAAATCACGGCGGGTCTCATCGGTTCTTGCACAAACTCGTCTTATCAGGATATGTCGCGGGCGGCATCGTTGGTGCTACAGGCGGAGAGGGCGGGCATAAAGCCCAAGATCCCATTTTTCGTGACGCCTGGTTCGGAGAGAATCAGAGCTACCATCGCCAGAGACGGACTTATAGATATTTTCGAGAGAAATGGAGCCATCGTCTTGGCCAACGCGTGTGGACCTTGCATTGGTCAGTGGGATCGCGGGGCGGATGCTCCAAAGGGCGCCAACGTGATCTTTACATCTTTTAATCGGAATTTCAAGGCCAGAAACGACGGTAATCGTCAGACGATGAATTTTTTGACGTCTCCCGACATCGTCACTGCCATGATTTATTCTGGCCGGATGGATTTCAATCCTCTCACCGACACGATTGACCGTGTGGCCGCCAAGCCATTCAAGTTTTCGCCACCAGTCGGCGAGAATCTCCCAGAGCGCGGGTTTGTCGCGGGCCGCGCAGAATTTTATCCAGAGGCCTCTCCGCAACCGCAGTCCACGGTGGAAATCGCGGTGGACCCAGAAAGTGAACGTCTCGAGATATTGAAGCCGTTTCCGGACTGGACAGGTTTAGAACTCAGTACAACGGTgattttgaaggtgaagggTAAATGCACCACGGACCATATCTCGGCGGCCGGACCCTGGTTGAAATACAAGGGTCATTTGGGCAACATTGCACACAATACGTTAATAGGAGCAGTGAACGAGGAGTCTGGAGAAGTGAACAAGGCTTATGATTTCGACGGCAAAGCTTATGGAATACCGGAGTTAATgcaaaaatggaaagatgaGCGGAGACCCTGGGTGGTTGTGGCGGAACACAATTATGGAGAGGGCTCCGCTCGCGAGCACGCGGCATTGCAGCCGAGATACCTTGGCGGAGAGATAATTCTAACCAAGTCATTCGCCAGAATCCATGAAacaaacttgaaaaagcaGGGAGTGTTACCGCTCACTTTTGCGGACGAATCCGACTATGACAGGTTAAGCAGCGGCGACGTTTTGAGAACGGttgatttgaaagaaatgatGGCCAAAGGAGGAGATAATGGCGGTATTATTAAGTTGGAggtgataaagaaaagcgGAGAAACGTTTGTTATAAAAGCTAAGCATACTATGTCTGAGGATCAAGTTGAATGGTTTAAAGCTGGATCGGCCATTAACTATATAAGGCGGGAGAACATAAAGAGGCAGCATTGA
- a CDS encoding uncharacterized protein (CAZy:AA1) has translation MKFTHLLSALVFAGWAFAEQKVHSYNWTAQWGKENPDGLYEREVVTCNGDYPWPGINVKKGDRIIISLTNHLENQNTSLHFHGLFQNGTNEYDGVPLMTQCEIPPNETMVYNFTVPDQAGTYWYHSHSSGQYMDGMRGSFVIEDTEDMPFDYDEEVVVSVSDWYHKTVSELTPAFMSLYNPTGAEPIPQTLLFNETFNGVWNVKPDTTYFLRIVNTGGFLSQYLWMEDHTFTVVAVDGVYVEPNETEIIYITAAQRYDVLIHTKNDTSKNYAFMQKMDEDMLDTLTGVAFINSTDAIVYNKSAPLPEEYISDNYDTDFLNDFYLVPVEPEELYEDYDYQIKIDVVMDNLGNGMNYAFFNNISYVAPKVPTLGTVLSADKYATNSLVYGESTHPIVLQKDEIVEIVLNNNDTGKHPFHLHGHVFQVVERGPSYLDEDEPVPYNESAPYDAPEYPMRRDTFYVNPQSYFVLRFKANNPGVWFFHCHIDWHLIQGLGLTIIEDPESIQAQQSLSDNWKDVCSAAGTPYIGNAANNTENYLNLKNQNVQVKNLPSGFTARGIVALVFSCIAGILGCVVICVYGMAQIPDMEKKIFDNLTADEQVLFLEEHDDDADDDTEVGGANGASGASGVNGANVANVTSATTAEKDAEVEENSKEGSSSDKN, from the coding sequence ATGAAGTTCACTCACTTATTGAGCGCATTGGTGTTTGCAGGCTGGGCTTTTGCAGAACAAAAAGTTCATAGTTATAACTGGACAGCTCAATGGGGTAAGGAAAATCCAGATGGACTTTACGAACGTGAAGTAGTTACATGTAACGGCGACTATCCATGGCCTGGTATCAATGTAAAGAAAGGAGATCGTATTATCATCAGTTTGACCAATCACTTAGAAAACCAGAACACTTCTTTGCACTTCCACGGTTTGTTCCAGAACGGAACCAACGAGTACGATGGTGTTCCTCTGATGACGCAATGTGAGATTCCCCCTAACGAGACTATGGTGTATAACTTCACTGTTCCGGATCAAGCTGGTACCTATTGGTATCATTCACATTCTTCTGGTCAATATATGGACGGTATGCGTGGTTCCTTTGTTATTGAGGATACCGAAGATATGCCATTtgattatgatgaagaagttgtcgTTAGTGTTTCTGACTGGTACCACAAAACTGTTTCTGAGCTTACTCCTGCTTTCATGAGTCTCTACAACCCAACTGGAGCAGAGCCTATTCCTCAGacacttcttttcaacgAGACATTCAATGGTGTTTGGAACGTTAAGCCTGATACCACCTACTTTTTGCGTATCGTCAATACTGGAGGTTTCCTTTCACAGTATCTTTGGATGGAGGACCATACATTCACTGTGGTGGCAGTTGATGGTGTTTATGTGGAGCCAAACGAAACAGAGATCATCTATATCACTGCTGCTCAGAGATATGACGTTTTGATTCATACAAAGAACGATACCTCGAAGAATTATGCATTCATGCAGAAGATGGACGAAGATATGTTGGATACTTTAACCGGTGTGGCTTTTATAAACTCCACCGATGCTATCGTTTACAATAAGAGTGCTCCATTGCCCGAGGAATACATTTCTGATAATTATGACACCGACTTCTTGAACGATTTCTACTTGGTTCCAGTTGAACCGGAAGAATTGTACGAGGACTATGATTACCAGATCAAAATTGACGTTGTTATGGACAACTTAGGAAATGGTATGAACTATGCCTTTTTCAATAACATCTCTTACGTTGCTCCTAAGGTTCCTACATTGGGTACTGTTCTTTCTGCTGATAAATATGCTACCAATAGTTTGGTTTATGGTGAAAGTACCCATCCAattgttcttcaaaaggaCGAAATTGTTGAAATTGTTCTCAATAATAATGATACCGGTAAGCATcctttccatcttcatgGTCACGTATTCCAGGTGGTTGAGAGAGGTCCAAGTTACttggatgaggatgaacCTGTTCCTTATAACGAAAGTGCTCCTTATGATGCTCCAGAGTATCCAATGAGAAGAGATACTTTTTATGTTAATCCACAGTCCTATTTCGTGCTCAGATTTAAGGCCAATAACCCTGGTGTTTGGTTCTTCCATTGCCATATTGATTGGCATTTGATTCAAGGTTTGGGTTTGACGATTATTGAGGATCCAGAGTCCATTCAGGCTCAGCAGTCTCTTTCTGATAACTGGAAGGATGTCTGTTCAGCTGCTGGAACTCCTTACATTGGTAATGCTGCTAATAATACCGAGAATTACctcaacttgaagaaccaaaacGTCCAAGTTAAGAACCTTCCTTCTGGTTTTACTGCCAGAGGCATTGTTGCTCTCGTCTTCTCTTGTATTGCTGGTATTCTCGGTTGTGTTGTCATTTGTGTTTATGGTATGGCTCAAATCCCTGAcatggagaagaagatcttcGATAACTTGACTGCTGATGAACAAGTTTTGTTCTTGGAGGAGCACGAcgatgatgctgatgatgataccgAAGTCGGTGGAGCCAATGGGGCCAGTGGGGCCAGTGGAGTCAATGGAGCCAATGTCGCCAATGTCACTAGTGCCACTACTGCTGAGAAGGACGCCGAGGTAGAAGAAAATTCAAAGGAGGGCTCATCTTCTGACAAGAACTGA
- a CDS encoding uncharacterized protein (BUSCO:EOG09344BUT): MNSIIELLKSMDTTMFVASIVLAILVIVVTSLMVQKTLFKRNSRNFVIVGPPQSGKTNLFQRLTTGKLPVLTVTSIQPNVGPLKVDNSQYGENFSDVIVSDYPASSKMKNLYLYPFLSDNISSCRGMVYIIDASAFDAEYCHYVANDLLTLLPITESIPNGVDLAIFCNKCDYFTSRKPAKIHLMLEQEITKLYGLKLRNLEKVSESAEDMGVELEDSLNTAFNGGQFKFEMLEGNVDFLEGNVFKDKIDSLIDWFCEKTAN, from the coding sequence ATGAATTCCATTATAGAACTGCTGAAAAGTATGGACACTACCATGTTTGTGGCATCGATCGTTTTGGCCATCTTGGTGATCGTAGTGACCTCATTAATGGTCCAGAAGACACTATTCAAACGGAATAGCAGGAACTTCGTTATCGTGGGTCCGCCCCAAAGTGGAAAAACAAatcttttccaaagacTTACCACGGGAAAACTCCCCGTACTCACGGTGACGTCGATACAGCCCAACGTGGGCCCATTGAAGGTGGATAATTCACAGTATGGAGAAAACTTTTCAGACGTCATTGTTAGCGACTATCCGGCAAGCtccaagatgaagaatctctACTTGTATCCATTTTTGAGTGATAATATTAGCAGCTGTAGAGGAATGGTATACATAATAGACGCGTCTGCATTTGATGCCGAGTACTGCCACTACGTTGCCAACGACTTGTTGACTCTTCTACCGATTACCGAGTCGATTCCAAATGGTGTCGATCTCGCCATTTTCTGTAATAAATGCGACTATTTTACGAGCAGAAAACCCGCGAAAATTCATTTGATGCTCGAACAGGAAATTACTAAGCTATATGGGCTCAAGCTAAGGAACTTGGAAAAGGTGTCTGAATCCGCCGAGGATATGGGAGTAGAGCTGGAAGATTCACTTAATACTGCTTTCAATGGTGGCCAGTTCAAGTTCGAAATGCTCGAAGGTAACGTTGATTTCTTAGAAGGCAATGTTTTCAAGGATAAGATCGACAGTCTCATCGATTGGTTCTGTGAAAAGACCGCCAATTAA
- a CDS encoding uncharacterized protein (EggNog:ENOG41) encodes MKLSKVSIDKDAANLANMGYKQEFSRNYDFLSTFSFALSISGLMGTISITYLYPLWSGGPAAGVWCWFIGSLGCLCIAWSVAEITSCFPTSGGMYYVITHVVPKKYVPLLCWIDGWLYFTGALAGACSTDFGASTLLLQTIAMHTDYSYIPTRGHITAVTILVIISHALINSLPGEALSKVTKYYCIVNIGTTLALIITLLIKCPQINTAKFTFTTVINNTGWSSDGWAFLFGFLQVSWVMTCYDATSRMSEEVRDAAYRTPLAIATALTTTAVLGWILCIAITLTMGTNVTEILNGVSGQPIVEIYQYAMGKTGATAFLALAFVINWFTGAVAMCYTSRSLWSFSRDKGLPYSKFWYHLTEKTGVPTRCVWLVCIINSLLTLINLGSTIAMNAVFSACAICTDWSYILVIGAFALNDKKMGVVRGPFHMGRVSPYVMYYGCVWTVFVSIVFVFPNYMPVTKEDMNYTVVILGAVFILAGGWYAFDAKHWYRGPVSNVDAEYTTEIHQMFSKGEQSSSDTFGNELSREHKKGSVKVDNVSVSSVTASE; translated from the coding sequence ATGAAGCTCTCTAAAGTGTCCATAGATAAAGATGCTGCCAACTTGGCCAATATGGGCTATAAGCAGGAGTTTTCTAGAAACTACGATTTCCTATCGACGTTTTCGTTCGCTCTTTCCATCTCCGGTTTAATGGGAACCATATCCATCACATATCTTTACCCTTTGTGGTCAGGAGGTCCTGCTGCAGGTGTTTGGTGCTGGTTCATTGGCTCTCTAGGATGTCTTTGTATAGCCTGGTCTGTGGCTGAAATAACGTCATGTTTCCCTACTTCCGGTGGAATGTACTACGTTATCACTCATGTCGTTCCTAAGAAATACGTTCCTTTACTCTGCTGGATTGATGGATGGCTCTATTTTACCGGGGCTTTGGCTGGTGCTTGTTCTACTGATTTTGGTGCTTCTACTTTGCTCTTACAGACCATTGCTATGCATACAGATTACAGCTACATTCCTACCAGAGGACATATTACGGCTGTGACTATCTTGGTCATTATCTCGCATGCTCTTATCAACTCTCTACCGGGAGAGGCCTTGTCTAAAGTCACCAAATACTACTGTATCGTCAATATCGGTACCACTTTGGCTCTTATAATCACTCTTTTGATCAAATGTCCTCAGATTAATACGGCCAAATTCACTTTCACCACTGTAATCAACAATACCGGTTGGTCTTCCGATGGTTGGGCCTTTTTATTTGGATTTTTACAGGTTTCTTGGGTCATGACGTGTTATGATGCCACTTCAAGAATGTCTGAGGAGGTTAGAGACGCTGCCTACAGAACTCCTTTGGCTATTGCTACTGCTCTTACCACTACCGCTGTTCTTGGCTGGATCTTGTGTATTGCTATTACTCTTACTATGGGTACTAACGTCACAGAAATCCTTAACGGTGTCTCTGGACAGCCAATTGTCGAGATTTATCAGTATGCAATGGGTAAAACCGGTGCGACTGCATTCTTGGCATTGGCCTTTGTCATCAACTGGTTCACGGGTGCCGTGGCTATGTGCTATACCTCTCGTTCTCTATGGTCCTTTTCTAGAGATAAGGGTTTACCATACTCTAAATTCTGGTACCATCTAACGGAGAAGACAGGCGTCCCTACTCGTTGTGTTTGGCTTGTCTGTATAATCAACTCTCTTCTTACGCTCATTAATTTGGGCTCTACTATTGCCATGAATGCGGTGTTTTCTGCTTGTGCCATCTGTACCGACTGGTCCTACATCCTAGTTATTGGAGCCTTTGCACTTAACGACAAAAAGATGGGTGTTGTTAGAGGCCCATTTCATATGGGAAGAGTCAGTCCCTACGTCATGTACTATGGCTGTGTTTGGACGGTGTTTGTGTCGATCGTTTTTGTTTTCCCCAACTATATGCCTGTTACCAAGGAAGATATGAACTATACAGTGGTCATTCTTGGTGCAGTGTTTATTCTCGCAGGTGGCTGGTACGCTTTCGATGCTAAACACTGGTATAGAGGTCCTGTTTCTAACGTTGATGCTGAATACACCACGGAAATTCACCAGATGTTCAGTAAGGGGGAGCAGAGTTCTTCTGATACATTCGGAAATGAACTGAGCAGAGAGCATAAGAAGGGTTCTGTCAAGGTGGATAATGTCAGTGTTAGTTCTGTTACCGCAAGCGAATAG
- a CDS encoding uncharacterized protein (BUSCO:EOG09340RLG) — protein MADIYEIEDIDGVRFNWNAFPVTRQEADNMASPVGCLYTPLLARDDLPSAEYDPVVCRRCRAVLNVFSQIDLGSKTWVCTICNSRNPLPPHYANISAENLPVELTPAASTMEYVLARAQPPPPPSYIYVVDLCQELEDLQALKEALITSLSLHPPGSLVGLVTFDSVVSVHELGFTSCSKTYVFSGSHECESVAVQKQLGIYGNCSRDWIKQLETGNGTVGRFLVPLGDEDAVARLSKIIQALEPSKWTVKPGHRAVRVTGAALDVASCLVEGSYAQCCAKLCLFAAGACTFGPGKIVGTELKEPIRSHSDIEKGSAKHYKKAVQFFKKLALKGVGASARDSKDKFFDHNASSGFSVDIFAGCYDQTGVYEMKTLANQTGGVLVVTDSFQTSIFRNSFFECFAKDDDGYPFEFSDGYLEVLTSQRLKVAGMIGHGASLKADGENVADIEIGDGMTHRWSLRSLSPRHTYAVFFDMQTVGSAEQRNSSIAEVYIQFQTTYRHTNGSVRMRVTTLSRLTSNSADLASTFDQEAAAVLYARLIVHKLEHGGEYSDLLRWIDKSLVKLCTVFGDYSKGDSNSFRLSNKFSLLPQFIYHLRRSQFLQVFNCSPDETAFYHHTLLRTDVRDSLVMIQPTLVRFLADGSEPEPILLDSASLKPDAILLLDAFFYTVIYYGRVAAEWRDKHYPKDEYPGVYEMMDKAKEEAASLIADRFPLPRYVTCDEGKSQARFLYSKLNPSENDSNQFVGGQMGGYVPDDNETSVVHTEDVSLRTFFQHLAKLVVNTN, from the coding sequence ATGGCTGATATCTACGAGATTGAAGATATCGACGGTGTTCGATTCAATTGGAATGCCTTTCCTGTCACTAGACAAGAGGCAGACAATATGGCGTCTCCTGTTGGATGTCTATACACACCTTTACTTGCACGTGACGACCTTCCTAGTGCCGAATATGATCCCGTTGTTTGTCGCCGGTGCCGTGCCGTGCTAAACGTGTTTTCTCAGATTGATTTGGGGTCCAAAACGTGGGTTTGCACCATTTGTAACTCGAGAAACCCGCTTCCTCCTCATTACGCCAACATTTCGGCTGAGAATCTCCCCGTAGAGTTGACCCCTGCTGCCTCTACCATGGAATATGTTCTTGCCAGGGCACAGCCTCCTCCCCCTCCATCGTATATCTACGTGGTGGATTTGTGCCAGGAATTAGAGGACTTGCaggctttgaaagaggCTCTTATAACGTCATTATCTCTACATCCTCCAGGTTCTTTGGTTGGTTTGGTTACTTTCGATTCTGTCGTCAGTGTTCACGAGTTGGGCTTTACATCATGCTCCAAAACCTACGTCTTTTCCGGTTCTCACGAATGCGAATCTGTAGCTGTTCAGAAACAACTGGGTATCTATGGTAACTGTTCTCGTGACTGGATCAAACAGTTGGAGACTGGAAACGGTACCGTTGGAAGATTCTTGGTTCCTCTTGGCGATGAGGATGCTGTGGCTCGTCTAAGCAAGATTATTCAGGCTTTAGAGCCTTCCAAATGGACCGTTAAGCCTGGCCATAGGGCTGTTCGTGTCACCGGAGCCGCTCTAGATGTGGCTTCGTGCCTTGTTGAAGGTTCATACGCACAATGCTGTGCTAAGTTGTGTCTTTTTGCTGCCGGTGCATGTACTTTTGGTCCAGGAAAGATCGTTGGTACCGAATTGAAGGAACCGATTAGATCCCATAGTGATATCGAAAAAGGTTCGGCCAAACACTACAAGAAGGCCGTTCAATTCTTTAAAAAATTGGCGTTGAAAGGTGTTGGAGCCAGCGCTAGAGACTCAAAGGACAAGTTCTTTGACCACAATGCCTCGTCCGGCTTTTCCGTCGATATATTTGCGGGCTGCTATGACCAGACTGGTGTCTATGAGATGAAGACTTTGGCCAATCAGACCGGTGGTGTTCTGGTGGTGACGGATTCTTTTCAAACGTCCATTTTCCGTaattccttctttgaatGCTTTGCCAAAGACGATGATGGATATCCATTTGAGTTTTCTGACGGTTATCTAGAAGTTCTAACATCTCAGCGACTCAAAGTGGCCGGAATGATTGGTCACGGTGCATCATTAAAGGCAGACGGTGAAAATGTGGCCGATATTGAAATTGGCGATGGTATGACTCATCGCTGGAGTCTACGTTCGTTGTCTCCAAGACATACGTATGCagttttctttgatatgCAGACTGTTGGTTCTGCAGAACAGCGAAACTCGTCTATTGCAGAGGTCTACATTCAATTCCAGACGACATACAGACATACCAACGGTTCTGTGAGAATGAGAGTGACTACTTTGAGTCGGCTTACGTCTAATTCGGCCGATTTAGCATCTACTTTCGACCAGgaagctgctgctgtaTTGTATGCAAGACTTATCGTTCACAAGCTCGAACATGGAGGTGAATACTCGGATCTACTTCGGTGGATCGACAAGTCTCTCGTTAAACTATGTACCGTGTTTGGTGATTATTCTAAAGGTGACTCCAACTCGTTCAGGTTGTCCAACAAGTTCTCCTTGCTTCCCCAATTCATCTATCACTTGCGTAGATCACAGTTCTTGCAGGTTTTCAACTGTTCTCCCGATGAAACTGCTTTCTATCATCACACGTTGCTCAGAACAGACGTTCGTGACTCGTTGGTCATGATTCAACCTACTTTGGTACGGTTTCTGGCCGATGGTTCAGAGCCTGAACCTATCCTGTTGGACTCTGCATCTCTCAAACCGGATGCCATTCTTCTATTGGATGCATTCTTCTATACAGTGATTTATTACGGTCGTGTGGCAGCAGAATGGAGAGATAAACACTATCCTAAGGACGAGTATCCAGGTGTTTATGAGATGATGGAtaaggccaaagaagaggCAGCATCTTTAATTGCTGATAGATTCCCACTACCTAGATATGTCACGTGTGATGAGGGTAAGTCCCAGGCTCGTTTCCTCTACTCCAAGTTGAACCCATCGGAGAATGACAGCAACCAGTTTGTTGGTGGACAGATGGGAGGCTATGTTCCTGATGACAACGAGACTTCTGTTGTTCACACAGAGGACGTCAGTTTGAGGACTTTCTTCCAGcatttggccaaattggTTGTGAATACTAATTAG
- the RPL12A gene encoding 60S ribosomal protein L12A, translating to MSNNKMPPKFDPSEVKYLYMRAVGGEVGASSALAPKIGPLGLSPKKIGEDIAKATKDFKGIKVTVQLKIQNRQAQVSVVPAASSLIIEALKEPPRDRKKDKNIQHSGNLALDAVFEVARTMREKSFGKTLASVSKEILGTCQSIGCTVDGKPAHDVIEAIDAGEVDGKLSSNLFSFIFHFTNIFQSLKTEFFESIYRSKGNIQFIINLQVCYTLVPSSFIFGSYLCANKIDFPAYYSPFLLSIGLFMSEFFQNSCKDTSRWLDWGVSG from the exons ATGTC TAATAACAAAATGCCTCCAAAGTTCGATCCAAGTGAAGTTAAGTACCTCTACATGAGAGCCGTGGgaggagaagttggagCCTCATCGGCTTTGGCCCCAAAGATTGGACCTCTTGGTTTGTCACCAAAGAAGATTGGTGAAGATATTGCAAAGGCCACcaaagatttcaaaggTATCAAGGTGACTGTGCAATTGAAAATTCAGAACAGACAAGCCCAGGTTTCGGTTGTtcctgctgcttcttcccTTATCATTGAAGCTTTAAAGGAGCCTCCaagagatagaaagaaagacaagAACATCCAGCATTCCGGTAACCTTGCGTTAGACGCTGTGTTCGAGGTGGCCAGAACCATGAGAGAGAAGTCTTTTGGTAAGACTTTGGCCTCTGTTTCTAAGGAAATCTTGGGTACTTGCCAATCTATTGGATGTACCGTTGATGGTAAACCAGCTCATGATGTCATTGAAGCTATTGATGCAGGTGAAGTTGATGGTAAGTTAAGCTCaaatcttttttcctttatttttcactttacTAACATATTTCAGTCCCTGAAAACTGAGTTCTTCGAGTCTATATACAGATCCAAAGGTAATATACAATTTATCATTAACTTACAAGTTTGCTACACTCTGGTGCCAAGTTCGTTCATATTTGGCTCCTATTTATGTGCAAACAAGATTGATTTTCCTGCCTATTACTCACCTTTCTTACTTAGTATTGGTTTATTTATGTCAGAGTTTTTTCAAAACTCTTGCAAAGATACCTCACGATGGTTAGATTGGGGTGTTTCAGGCTAA